The genome window CGCCGCAGGTGATGGTGTACGCCGAGTTCGGCTTCCCGCTCGGGCCGGTGCCCAACACGATGGTGTTGCCCTTCTCGGTGCGGTTGCCGGTGAACGTGCCCCCGGCCAGGAAGCCCTCGTCGGCCAGGGTCTGCACGTCGGCGTACTCCCCGAACTTCGCGAAGTACGCCTCCTGGGCGGTGCGCAGCGTGCGGGCGTCGGTCTGGAAGGCCGCCGACTCGCCCTTGTCCGTCACGCCGCTCACCGAGAACACGACCACGCCGGCGAGGATGCCGAGGATCACGATCACGACGAGGAGCTCGATGAGGGTGAAGCCCCCCTGCCCGGTGCCCCTGCGCAGCCGGCCCATCCGATCGATCATCGAAGCCCCCTCGGTTCCCGGGCCGCGACGGCCCCGCAGCCGACTGTCGCAGGGATTCCTGAAGGCAGGCTGAAGATGTTGCCGGTGCCTCAGCCGGTCACGCCGTTCACCACGAACACCACGACGCCGGCGAGGACGCCGAGGAGGATGGCGACGGCCAGCCACTCGACGGCCGTGGAGCTGGTCTTGGCGCCACGGTCACGGGACGGCGCCGGCCGGTGCGTCATCGTTCGTCCTCTCTCGCCGAAAACGCCATGCTCCGGGTGGTCCCGACGAGCCTGGCAGACCGACCTGAAGAACGGCTGAAGATCGGACGGCGCACGACGTCTGCGAACTACTCAGCCGGTGGGCGCCTCGCAGCCGGCAGCGGGCTCCATGCCGTTGACGAGCACCCGCCCCGTGGACTTCCCGCCGGCCGATTCGAGGGTGACGGAGTAGCCGGGCGACGACGGCGCCTGCGCGAGCAACCCGGCGGTGACCAGCTCGTCGACGCTTGCCGGGTGACTCCCCCTCGACGCCTCGTACGCCGCCACGGCGGTCGCCAACGTCCGGGCGTCGACCAGGCAGGCGTTCGACGCCTGGTCGGCGACACCCGTCCGCAGGGCCTGGCCCGACTGCGCCACCGCGTCGAGGTCGGCCCTGGCCGCCGGCACGACCTCCGCCGCCAGTCCCGACGGCCTGGCCGCCGGCTCACCGTCCGAGCCGCCGAGGGCGGTGAAGGCGACGGCCGCCATCGCCCCGAGGACGGCGAGCACCACGAGCAGCCCCACCAGTCCGGGCTCGCGCTCGCCTCTCCCATGGGGCCCCACGTCGCGAAACGTAACGCGACTACCGCGCCGGGGGAAGCCCGTACACTCACCGCGTCCGGGCGCTCGGAGCGCCGGGCGGACCACCGGGGGAAGCCCATGACCGCGCCAGAGCCGTTGCTCGCCGTGCGGGACCTGCGCGTGCGGTTCCCGGCCGAGCGGGGGGTCGTGAAGGCGGCGGACGGCGTCTCGTTCCAGGTGGGCGAGGGCGAGGTGGTCGCCGTCGTGGGCGAGTCGGGCTCGGGCAAGACCGTGACGGCGCTGTCGATCCTGCGGCTGCTTCCCCGCTCCGCACGCGTGACCGGCGAGGTGACCTTCCGTGGCACCAGCCTGCTCGACCTCCCCGACGACAGGATCCGCTCCCTGCGAGGCTCGAAGATCGCCATGGTGTTCCAGGACGCGCTCGCCGCCCTGAACCCGCTGCACCGGGTGGGCCACCAGGTCGAGGAGGCCATCCGGCTCCACCACCGGGACGTGTCGCACAAGGAGGCGCGCGCCCGGGTGGTCGAGCTCCTCGGGTCGGTGGGCATCCCGAACCCGGGCGACCGCTACTCGGAGTACCCGCACCAGTTCTCCGGCGGCATGCGCCAGCGGGCGATGATCGCCATGGCCATCGCCAACGACCCCGACCTGCTGATCGCCGACGAGCCGACCACCGCTCTCGACGTGACGACCCAGGCCCAGGTCCTCGAGGTGCTGGCCGAGGCCCGGGAGCGCACCCGCTCCGCCATGGTCCTCATCAGCCACGACCTGGGCGTGGTCGCCGGCGTGGCCGACCGGGTGGTGGTGATGTACGCCGGCCGGGTCGTCGAGACGGGCACCGTCCGCCAGGTCTTCCACAATCCCGAGCACCCGTACACCGCCGGGCTGCTGGGGTCGCTGCCCCGGCTCGACCAGAGGGGAGGCCGCCACCTCACCCGCATCCCGGGGCAGCCGCCGTCCCTCGTCGACGTGCCGCCGGGGTGCCCGTTCCACCCCCGCTGCCCGGTGGCCCGGGTGCCCGAGCCGTGCGCCTCCGACCGTCCCGAGCTGCGCTCCACGTCGGCGCCCGAGCACCTGGCGGCCTGTCACTTCGCGGGCGCCACCGCCGCCACCGTGGCGGCCGAGCACGGGAGGTCGTGATGGCCACCGCCGAACCGGTGCCGGGCGACGGGCCGGCGCCGCCGCTCCTCGAGCTGAACGACGTGGTCAAGCACTTCCCGGCCGGCCGAGGGCTGTTCGCCCGGGCCGGCCGCCAGGTCCACGCCGTCTGCGGCGTGGACCTCACCGTGGCCCAGGGCGAGACGCTCGGACTGGTCGGCGAGTCGGGGTGCGGCAAGTCGACGACGGCCCGGCTCGCCCTCGGCCTGCTCGACCCGACGTCGGGCACGGTGCGGGTGGCGGGGCGGAACCTGGCCGAGCTGGGCCGGGGCGAGCTGCGCCACCTGCGGCGGCGGATGCAGATGGTCTTCCAGGACCCGTACGCCTCGCTCGACCCGCGGATGCGGGTCGGCGCCAGCGTGGCCGAGCCGATGCGGATCCACCGCCTGTACGGGCCGGACGGCCGGGGGCGGGTGGCCGAGCTCCTCCGCCTCGTCGAGCTCGACGCCAACGACGCCGACCGCTACCCGCACGAGTTCTCGGGCGGCCAGCGCCAGCGCATCGGGATCGCCCGCGCCCTCTCCCTCGACCCCGACCTGCTCGTGCTCGACGAACCGGTCTCCTCGCTGGACGTCTCCATCCAGGCCGGGATCATCAACCTCCTGGCCGACCTCCAGGAGCGCCTCGGCGTCGCCTATCTGTTCGTGGCCCACGACCTCTCGGTGATCCGCCACATCTCGCACCGCGTGGCCGTCATGTACCTCGGTCGCATAGTGGAGATCGGCAGCCGCGACGAGGTCTTCGACAAGCCCGCCCATCCGTACACCCAGGCGCTCCTCTCGGCCGTCCCGGTCCCCGACCCCGACCTGGAACGGCAACGGAACCGCATCACGCTGACGGGCGACGTCCCGAGCCCGCTCGACCCGCCGTCGGGCTGCCGGTTCCGGACCCGGTGCTGGAAGGCGGCCGACATCTGTGCCGAGGAGACCCCCGACCTCGTCGACCGCGGCCAGGGGCACCCGGTCGCCTGCCACTTCGCCGAGGTGACCACCACCATGGCGTGACCGAAGCGCAACCTGTGGCGGGAACGACCCGGATCCGGGTCGTTTCCTCTACAGGTTGGGGGCCGCGTGCCGTATCGGCAGCCACCGCGTCAGGCGGTCCCCTCCCACCACAGGGTGACGGCCCGCCGCACCGGCCGATCGGCGGCCGCCTTCTCGAGAAGGGCCTCGACCTCCGCGTCGCGCTCGGGCCCCACGCACAGCCGCTCGCGCACCCGCGCCACGGTCCCGGCCCGGTCGGGGCCGAACGGGTCCCACTCCCGCTCGAACGCCTCGGACGCCACGTCCAGCCCCATCTCCTCCAGCACGGCGACGGCGTCGGCCGCCGTGGGCGTGGTGGGCCGCTCGAGACCGTGCAGCGCCAGCCACAGGGGATTGAGGTTCGCCGTGGGGTGGTCCTCGGAGATCTCGACCACGACCCGCCGGCGGGCGTGGTCGGTGAGGGCGGCGGCGAAGGGCACGAGGTCGCCCACGTTGTAGAGGACGTGGTGGGACACGACCACGTCGGCCGCCTCGACCGTGGCGGCCACGGCCGGCCACGTGCCGCCTACCTCGCGGTGGGCGACCCCGATCCGGTCGGCGGCAGCTGCGAAGACGTCGAGCATGCCCTCGGCGTCGTCGACGGCGACGACCAGGCCCGCCGGTGGGACCAGCGGCAGCGAGGCGGCACCCCCGCCCACGCCGACGTCCAGCACCGTGCCTCCATCGGGGAGCGCCTCCAGCGCCCGGCGCCGCGAAGGGCGGTCGCCCGCCTCCGACAGCGCGTGCGCCGCGTGGCGGGCGAAGGTGGCCGGGTCGAACCGCCAGGGCGGCGCCGGGGCGGCGGCCTGGATCTCCTCGGGGATCGCCCAGCGGGCCAGGGCCTCCCGCCAACGCTCGGCGGCCGGACCGCTCATCCCCTCCCGCCCGGGGTCAGCGACCGGCGGTGGGGACGGAGGCGAGCGGCACCGGGCGCTTCACCTCGTCGGCGTGCATGGTCCACAGCACCGCCTCGTCGTAGGCGACCTCGCCCCGGGCGACGAGGTCGGACAGGGCGGCCTCGAGCGTGTACATCCCGCCCCGCTGGCCGGTGGCCACCAGGTTGCGGATCTGGCGCGTCTTGCCCTCGCGGATGAGGTTCTTGATGGCGGGCGACGCCACCAGCACCTCGAAGGCCGCCACCCGCCCGCCGCCGACGCGGGGGACCAGCGCCTGGTTGAGGATGCCGACGAGCGTGTGGGTCAGCTGGAGCCGCACCTGGGGCTGCTGGGAGGCCGGGAAGACGTCCACGATGCGGTCGAGGGTCTGCGCCGTGTCGTTGGTGTGCAGCGTGGCCAGGACGAGGTGCCCGGTCTCGGCGATGGTGAGGGCGGCCGCGATGCTCTCGGGGTCGCGCATCTCGCCCACCAGCACGACGTCGGGGTCCTCGCGCAGGGCGGCCCGCAGGGCGTCGGCGAACGAGTCGGTGTCCGTCCCCACCTCCCGCTGGTTCACCGCCGACCGCTTGTGCGGGTGCACGTACTCCACCGGGTCCTCGATGGTGATGATGTGCACCGCCCGGTGGTTGTTGATGTGGTCGATCATGGCGGCGAGGGTGGTCGACTTCCCCGACCCGGTCGGGCCGGTGACCAGCACCAGGCCCTTGGGGAGACGGGTCCACTCCTCGATGGCGGGCGGCAGCCCGAGCTCGGCCATCGTCGGGATGGCGTACGGGATGATCCGCAGCGCCAGGGCCGCCGTCCCCTTCTGGTAGAAGGCGTTGCCCCGCACCCGGGCCTTGTTGGCCCAGCTGAACGCGAAGTCCACCTGACGGGTGCGGCGGAACTGCTCGGTGAAGTCGCGGCCGAGGACGGTGGCGACGACGCGGTCGAGGTCGTTGGCCTCGAGGACCTTGGCGTTGGCGACCCGGCGCAGGGCCCCGTCCACCCGCATCAGGGGAGGCGACCCGGCCGTGAAGAGCAGGTCGGTGCCGCCGAGGTCCCAGACGGTCGTCAGCAGGGAGTCGATGTGCGCTCCGGAGGGGGCCACCCGCCGAGTGTAAGGGACGGGTCGCCCCGGCCCGGGGGCCGGACACGATCTTCAGCAACCCTTCAGGATGACGTCGTGACGAACGGGCGTTCGCTCGGCGGGCGGAAGGGGTATGGAGCGCGCATGACCGACCTCCCCGA of Acidimicrobiales bacterium contains these proteins:
- a CDS encoding oligopeptide/dipeptide ABC transporter ATP-binding protein; protein product: MATAEPVPGDGPAPPLLELNDVVKHFPAGRGLFARAGRQVHAVCGVDLTVAQGETLGLVGESGCGKSTTARLALGLLDPTSGTVRVAGRNLAELGRGELRHLRRRMQMVFQDPYASLDPRMRVGASVAEPMRIHRLYGPDGRGRVAELLRLVELDANDADRYPHEFSGGQRQRIGIARALSLDPDLLVLDEPVSSLDVSIQAGIINLLADLQERLGVAYLFVAHDLSVIRHISHRVAVMYLGRIVEIGSRDEVFDKPAHPYTQALLSAVPVPDPDLERQRNRITLTGDVPSPLDPPSGCRFRTRCWKAADICAEETPDLVDRGQGHPVACHFAEVTTTMA
- a CDS encoding type IV pilus twitching motility protein PilT; this encodes MAPSGAHIDSLLTTVWDLGGTDLLFTAGSPPLMRVDGALRRVANAKVLEANDLDRVVATVLGRDFTEQFRRTRQVDFAFSWANKARVRGNAFYQKGTAALALRIIPYAIPTMAELGLPPAIEEWTRLPKGLVLVTGPTGSGKSTTLAAMIDHINNHRAVHIITIEDPVEYVHPHKRSAVNQREVGTDTDSFADALRAALREDPDVVLVGEMRDPESIAAALTIAETGHLVLATLHTNDTAQTLDRIVDVFPASQQPQVRLQLTHTLVGILNQALVPRVGGGRVAAFEVLVASPAIKNLIREGKTRQIRNLVATGQRGGMYTLEAALSDLVARGEVAYDEAVLWTMHADEVKRPVPLASVPTAGR
- a CDS encoding methyltransferase domain-containing protein; the encoded protein is MSGPAAERWREALARWAIPEEIQAAAPAPPWRFDPATFARHAAHALSEAGDRPSRRRALEALPDGGTVLDVGVGGGAASLPLVPPAGLVVAVDDAEGMLDVFAAAADRIGVAHREVGGTWPAVAATVEAADVVVSHHVLYNVGDLVPFAAALTDHARRRVVVEISEDHPTANLNPLWLALHGLERPTTPTAADAVAVLEEMGLDVASEAFEREWDPFGPDRAGTVARVRERLCVGPERDAEVEALLEKAAADRPVRRAVTLWWEGTA
- a CDS encoding ABC transporter ATP-binding protein → MTAPEPLLAVRDLRVRFPAERGVVKAADGVSFQVGEGEVVAVVGESGSGKTVTALSILRLLPRSARVTGEVTFRGTSLLDLPDDRIRSLRGSKIAMVFQDALAALNPLHRVGHQVEEAIRLHHRDVSHKEARARVVELLGSVGIPNPGDRYSEYPHQFSGGMRQRAMIAMAIANDPDLLIADEPTTALDVTTQAQVLEVLAEARERTRSAMVLISHDLGVVAGVADRVVVMYAGRVVETGTVRQVFHNPEHPYTAGLLGSLPRLDQRGGRHLTRIPGQPPSLVDVPPGCPFHPRCPVARVPEPCASDRPELRSTSAPEHLAACHFAGATAATVAAEHGRS